In Quercus robur chromosome 11, dhQueRobu3.1, whole genome shotgun sequence, the sequence aaaacttaattacaAATGAGACCTTCAATCTTTGacttgttttcaatttcatctttacagttttaattttttttttttttcatttcaatcctttaaATTACATCTATCGCCAATATACTCCttccatctatatatatatatatatgagtccATCAAATCCCATATATGGCATAATTTGCTATGGGTGAGGTTGCGTTACAGAAGACGACAGAGAGTGAAAGGCAGTCTAGGACAGGTCTCATTTTGAAAAGTAACATGGACATTTTTGTACATTTGGGTATAACTAATATAAGCTTAAAAAATCCTCCAATTTACAgcaatgaaatattttgtaattttttttagtcgAATGAATAATTTCACCAACAAAAAtgtataaaacttttttttttttttttttggagaagatatTAAGCCTTAAACATTAAAAATGCGTTGTATTAAAAATATGTTGGAACCTTAAGTTACGCAGcataattggaaaacaaagtaACTTGTTTAAATTAAGTAACATATATTTCCTAAAGATTATGAGGGCAAATTGAACTATTTTGAAGATATAGAggaagattaaaaagaaaatttgaaaaagttatgaaattttttttaagaaaatcaaaaattcattctCTATCACAATTTTGAATACAATCAAAGGCCTAGACTTTGTAAGAAATTTGCTTTGTTCTATGTTAAACATTATGATCTCTGATTCCCAAAGGATTGTGATCAACCTTAATCCATCTGTAATCGTGTTCAACTCCCAAAATCTCTAATTTCCAAACAACGGAGTAGAAGCTTCCTACACCTCCACTCTTCtgagggtgagtttggttcaactttttgatactgtgctttttgaaaaagttgcggttttaaaaatagtaatatgaaactggatttttttaaaaagctgaatGTTTAATAAAAAGTGGTTTTTGAAAAGGTtaagtgtttggctagcacttataaaagtggcaatttgagttataaattactaaaaatGACAATGAATATATAGGAAAGtctatttcatacttaaatcaactactttataataataataataataataataataataataataataaatatattattggtatcattttaataatgtttgtgtgtttttttttttagtgtcataattatttgttattactatTAATCACTCCTTatcaatattaattaaatctcaaaatttttcatcatcatggagcccaaaataataatgaaaaaaggtGATAAAATACATACCAATAATTCAAGTATAAATTGTACTACatgatattattaaaaataaaaaagaaaactactaATTATTGTCTCCAAATGGAATTAGCAATGGAATCACGAAGAAACACCATCTCAAGGTCTGTTAATTAAAAATCTTGCGTTTTGCTTATAACTACTACTTGCTTCACTATTATGTTGCCCTCTAGGAATTGAATCTTGATTGGCTCTCATTTCAAAAAGAACAAGAGATTGAATTAGAGGAAATTATCTTTTAGACTGAATCATATCTTTTATAGGTTGAGCAACTTCTCTAATGTTACCATTGGATTGAGTAACTTCCTTATAAGTTTACAGCAtggtaaattataaaattttgggtaaacTACATGTTTATTCCTTAACATTTAGGCTAGATGTCAATTTGATCCTCAACCTTTCAAATATGTCGATTTAGTCCTTAGccttttggtattgtgtcaaaatagttTCTGTCGTTAACTGATGGATGGAAAGTGTTGATGTGACTAAccaccaaaataatttttttatgctacATATACTGCCACGTGTACTgccacataaaattaaaaaaaaaaataagaaaattaatttaaagaatttgttgtaatatcaaatataatttaaaaaaaaaaattaaaaaaaaaaaaaaactcaaccaaaCTAAGTACAAAtattcttatataaaaaataaataaaataaaagataaaaacacaTACAAATATAATAGTAGCATTCCTTAGCAAAGGGTTTGAAAGTCAAAAGAGGCAGGACGTTGTTTTTTGTTTCGTCTCATCCTATATCATCATCTATCAGTAAAAATATGCAATATGATCCTCCTCACTTGCCACTCTTTTTGTCCTCCGCTACCACCGCAAGCTCCTttgcaagagaaaaaagaagaagcactATGTGGGTACTATCATTTTACACGACAACGACTGATATTGATGCGATGAATTTAGTAAGGGTGGTGGACTAAAATAATGATGtagaagagaagaaggaaatggatccaaaaataatataaaaaagagatgGAAATGCTGGGCATAAAGGGTTGGCAGCCTCTACAAAACAATTGCTTGCCTCATTGTACTGGGAAATCaagaaagataataataaagtgaaaaattttagaaataatgtGTAAAGCGTAGTGAATAAATTGGtgggtttgatttattttctcatcgtgtgtgtgttttttctaatattttgttAGAGAGGTGAATCAATTCAATGGGTGTGCTTGATTTTTTAGACTAGTACTCTATGGTTTTTAATCCCAGTTTATGGACTTTTTTAATTAGGTAAAACCATGAACCACTCACGTGGCAACATATGgggcataaaaaataattttttattttagccgTTAGCCAGGTTAACATTTTTCATTCATCACTTAATGGTAGAGACTATTTTAACCCAATACAAAAAAGTTAGGAACTAATTTGACACATTTGAAATGTTAAAGACCAAGTTGACATTCAGTCTAAAGattagggaccaaatatgtagtttacccaatatttttttaattaatctttgGTTCCCTCCACTATTTCAAAtgataacataataataaaatgtaaaaaaaaaaataaaaaaaaataaaaaaaatgatgtatcTTGTTGTTAACTAAGAAAGATAgtatactttctcaaaaaaaaaaaaaaaaaaaaaaaaaaaaagaaagatagtaTAATATTGTATATAATAACAATCTCTTGTTTGTATTATACTCTTCATATGCACCAATCATGTGAAGTGACACAAAATTGTCACTCTCAGGACATACAAAATTTACTCATCatgtatattatatttgttaaaattaattagGTGAGTATGAACTTCATTCTCTTCCCTATCTAATTATTTTTGCGTCGATTTAGGATAATTTGTTTTAGGCACCTTGTTTAAAAAgtggtacattttttttattaaaaaaatgtggcTCATTTTATTAAGGCTTTAATAAACTATAATTAAGGGGTGAAGTGAGATTTTTGCGTATATATAAGCTAGATAAAAgcagattcaaaaaaaaaaaaaatgctagatAAAAGCCATAATAAACATaaacttgaagaaaaataaaattatgcatgATTAAGGCCTAATAGAAAATCGATTAATTCAAAACATATGATACCCTCTATCTTTgacttattttcattttcatcactgtaattcatttaaatcacatatgtctcCAATGTACTCCTTCCATGTATATTATTCCATTAAATCCCATCAATGGCATAATTTGCTATGGGGTGGAGTTGCGTTGCAGAGGACGACTAATAGTTAAGTATAACTAATACAAGGTTCAATATTGCACAAAAGCTATGTTTGGATGGAAGGAAAATAGAGGGAGAGAATGAAcatccaaacatacccttaggcTAAAATCTAAAATCATTGATTATAGCTAGCTTAATGGCAGATCCTTGTAATTTGTAAAACTATTTAAGCCCACTTTCAAATCATTACCAAATGTACTAATCTTAGTTTAAAACACTTCTTAAGGCAGTTGGGGTTGTTCATTGTCCATAGTCCACACCACACACACCATTCTAACCCACTCAAGAAACACTTTCCCATCTTGCTTTTGTTCTCATGGAGGGTTGTTCCTGTTCATCAGGTATGTCAATTTTTGCATATGCTAGTGATTCTTAAGAGTTTAGTAGATGCTTTTGTTATGTTAATCTTAGTTCTAGTTTTTTTCACCACTGATAATAATTAgcttctctatatatatatatattctcatccCTGCTCCTAGCCTCAGCATCATCCAGTGCCCAAGCTATCGAAGTCGAAGGCCTAGGCTTCTCGTCAATCAGAGAAACCACAGTGCATGATATCCAGCTCGCTTTCAAGCAAAACCAACTCACCTCCAGGAAACTCGTTGAGTTTTACCTTAAAGAAATAGAGAGACTCAACCCGGTTCTTAATGGTGTCTTGGAAGTGAACCCAGATGCACTGTACCTAGCTGATCAGGCTGACCACGAGCGCAATGCCAAGGCACCTGGGTCACTCTCTATGTTGCATGGCGTTCCTATTTTGGTCAAAGATAACATTGCAACCAAGGATAAGCTGAACACCACGGCTGGCTCATGTGCACTGCTCGGCTCGGTTGTGCCACGCGATGCTGGTGTGGTGACCAAGTTGAGAGAAGCTGGGGCTATCATATTGGGGAAAGCCAGCTTGAGCGAGTGGGCTCATTATAGGTCTCATGGAGTACCTAGTGGCTGGAACGCGAGAAATGGCCAGGGGAAGGTGAGTGTTGTAACATGAAATCAAGCACATCAAGTGTTTGACTAAATGTCAGACCATGTGTGGGCTGAAAAAGGAAGTGCTCTCTCTCATGATTTTGAGAGGGGAGTTGTAGTATATTTATAGTTGGAAAATACATTTTGGATTGCTAGGTCTCTTCCTATTTTGTAGTTTACGAATCTAATGTAGAGGTAATTTTGATCTTGCTATCTAGATTAACTTAATCTTCTTGTTATCTTGCCAAGacccttgtagctcaactaacATCTACTAatgtttctaacaaaaacattTAGGGCTCAATGCCCCCCTCCCCCAtgttaactatcaaattatcaaaacagAAGATCTTCTTGTTACCTTGATCTTGGGTTGCTCTTGTTTGAAGTTTCTCAGTATCCTCTGATCCAATACACATTACATACATCCacctttaaaatgtttttttgggatttgtttGCCTCGAGTCTtactaagggtgtgtttggcattggcttaaaaagccAGTTTTTTtaactattcaacttatttttgctgctATTTATGgatctcattgcacttttttgtactattcataggtcctaatgtactatttcaactatcttttaactttatttatagtactttcagcaaaaaattttaagtttcagctaaataaactGTTTCCAAACGGATTCTAAGAATCATGGACATAGACACAAATGCAATATGGTACATGCATGCATCAATGTCTCCAGTGTGTCCAACATGAACACGTTGGGgattttgtaaatttacatataaaataagctaactttCTAGCCACTTCTATCATGTGCaaatttacatataaaataagctagatacaaaaagaaaaacaagcatGTCTCCTTGTACAAATAAGTTTGGCCTAAGAAGTTCCATAAGACTGTTTTGCTATGGTGTGCAGAATCCTTATACAATGGGAGATCCTTGTGGGTCCAGTAGTGGATCAGCAATATCAGTAGCAGCAAATATGGCAGCAGTGTCACTAGGGACCGAGACTGATGGCTCTATTTTATGTCCATGTAGTTGTAACTTGGTAGTGGGCATCAAACCAACAGTTGGTCTCACCAGTCGAGCTGGAGTCATACCAATCTCACAAAGACAAGATACCGTGGGgtaggctctctctctctctctgcttgaACAGGGAAAATTTTAAGACTTACACCACTCATCCTCACCAGGTTCCTTCCACCTCCAATAACTCTGGAGGGGAAATGGAACAGAGCCCACAAAAATCGTCTTCTCATAACATATCATATttgagaaagatgtttatgAGGTTGTTAGGGAATAAATTAGGATGAGCTTGCAAAGTGGCTAACAGCAATGTGAGAGAGAGCCTTGATGCTGTCCACAGGGAATAGATTAGGAAGAACCTacagaatgaaaaagaaagagataaaacaCAAAGAATAAACGTGGATGTCTACATCCATAGTGGAAAGCCCTTGATGGCTACATCTTTTCTATTAAAGCTGTGTATTAAAATAAATCCAATGAAAAGTATTATAGCAATCTAAATCATAGACTAACCATAAACCAACAAAGGGTTACAATATTTCCACTACAAGTAGGATTAGGGTTACATTGTTTTTGCTCCAAGTAAGATCGGATTACTTTGTTTACAGTCCAAGTAAATTAGTTACAATGAATCTATACtagagttttttttctttaataaaaatctATACTAGAGTTATATAGCATACTTAGGACTGGACTAGGCATCTCTAACCATTAACATGGCAAGGCTTAGAAGATAtcataaaattgaaattatgaAACTTGTAAATGTATTTTGACCATTTCACATTGCAATTCAAAAAAAGTTTGTCATGGATTGAAATTCTTATAATATGTACATGGTAACAAAATAGAGAAAGCTAATGATGTTAGGCAACTTATATCTGCCCTCCTAgaatgtttctttttattttattttattttatttaagtttaggGACAGCGAGAGCAgaaacctttttattttgtttgcagCTATAACTTTTGACCAAATCTGGTGGCATAAGAAACAAATGGTGCACTTGGAGAAATCTTTTGACAGCATGGAGGTTTTAAGGAAAATGTGCTAGGTAATAGAGATGCATTGGAAATGCTAAACCAAGTTAAATTAGGAATTTGAGACAATTTATAACAATCTCCACCTTGACTCAAATTTTACGGAGCAATCTTCATTCTCTGTTACAAAAACTCCATCTTAATCCAAATAAGCTTTCCTAAAAAAAAGTTGAACATCGTTTCCATATCTAAAGCAGACTTTTGCGTGTGTCTACCTTGAACTAATGTCGAAGGCAtatcttacctatcaaaaaaaaaaaaaaaaactctaatgtCGAAGGTGCACTAGATAATCTTCTCTTGAACTTCACCAAAGACCAAACCTCgagctttgataccaattggcTTTCTTCCTAATCACACATCTCTGTCATCTTCACGTAGAGTTTTTCATACCACATATCTGATCAGTAGCCTCCGGATGTATGATTTGCACTATGTTCGGCATTCAAGCCTCAATCATCACAAGCACCTTGCCTTCGTTTCAGCTTGTCATCTGCGCTTCATTCAATGCTGCCCTAATTGGCCCatctcctttatttatttatttttctttatattatcCTATATACTTTATCATGATATCATAACTATGTCTTAcattaaaaacacacacacacacacacacacacactaacactATCAgattatgtttgattttttctaatatttacaCAAATTTTGTCAACGTGCATCATCATAGTATTGCATGAAATTGGTAGTAACTTCATTTGGATGGAACAGACCCATATGTAGAACAGTAGCAGATGCCGTTTATGTTCTTGATGCCATTGTTGGCATTGACCACAATGACAATGCAACAATTGAAACATCACAGTACATTCCAGAAGGTGGCTATGCACAATTTCTTAAGGCTGATGGGCTGCGAGGAATGAGACTGGGGATAGTGAGGGAACATCCCGTGTACCATTTCAAAGATGATACTATTGCGAAACAAACTATTGAGCAACATTTTAACACACTAAGGTATCAAAACACTGATTCCATGTATTAGTTTCAATGCTCAATcaaatgtattttaaaaaaagaaaaatgctaggGTAACTACTAATTTtccaagaaataataataattttttaattactttttatttatttattttatgtttaaaatttaacacatcaatttgtaaggttTTTGTATGGTACTATCATTCTCTGGAAAATTGATACTAATACTTCATGCAAATTTATTTAGGGAACGAGGTGCGATTTTGGTAGACAATCTGAAAATAGCCAATATTGACAAAATCTATTCATCAAGCAATGAAGAAACTGCATTGGTGGCTGAATTTAAAATATGCATTAATGCCTACCTAAAGGAGTTGGTGGATTCCCCAATCCGTTCCTTAGCCGATTTGATTGCCTTCAACAATGAAAACTCAGAATTGGTGAGTATGATAAACTTAGGTTGTCTTGATTATGTAATGTCCTACATTTATATATTAGATTGACTCAACTAATTGAGCAATGCTAAGGACATGAGatttttcacaacttgttaAAATGGTAAGTTATGATTGGAGCAACATCACCTTCACATAAACCTACCACTGATTattaactctatttttattatatgcaATTACACATCACatcaacaattatgaaaatattgtgtcatGAACTTATTGTTACTAAAACTCAATGACTGATCAATTATTAATTATTCCATGGGTGCCAAAACAGGAGAAGCTAGATTATGGACAAGACCTGTTTATAAAAGCTGAAGCAACAAATGGAATTGGAAATGCAGAGAAGGAGGCGTTGGCAAATTTAGAAAAACTAACTAGAGAAGGTTTTGTGGAATTGATGACAAAGAACAAGCTAGATGCATTAGTGACTCCTGGTAATAGTGTTTCTTGCGTCCTTGCAATTGGGGGTTTCCCAGGAGTGATTGTCCCTGCTGGATATGACTCTAAAGAAAAACCGTTTGGCTTGTGCTTTGGAGGACTAAAGGGTTCAGAGCCAAAGCTGATTGAGATCGCCTATAGCTTTGAGCAAGCAACAAAGATCAGGAAGCCTCCTAAAGTTTAAACTTAAGGCTCTATTATACATAATTATAGCCTCTACtctaatttatatgattattattCATATTGAACAGTCATGAAGCTAGATTTGTATGGATGCTAGTAGCAATATATGTGctgtaaatataaaaataatatttgactttatgtttattttaacttCACTTACGTTAGTGTgtggcttcttttttttggacaaaatttcaaattatactctCTATATTTAGCAcaattttaattagatttccTTTTGAATACTATCCTTCCGCCTATTTTCATTAATGACGTAGCAGTTAAATGCCaactaaactcttttttttttttttttttttggtaaatagttatatttattagaacacacacgaaaatagtaataatagtattttaaatcaggtttataatacattatataactaGAATGCAACTACAAAATGGCCTAACTTTAATAGTTATAAATTGGGGTTATAAACAACGGATATTAAACACATACAACCAATGTAGGATAAAGAACCAAAACATCCAAATGTGtcaaaaaatgtatatttaatttcttcttcttctaataataataataaacatggACATTTATATCAAttcattttttcatctttaaaaaCCTCTACCAAATTAGTTGATATCTCTTACGGGCCGACTCAATGGAGCTAACCTATGAGAGGCCTGTTCCATGAAGCTCGAGATACCATCTTCTACCAAACAGACGATCCAAAGACaatgt encodes:
- the LOC126707575 gene encoding probable amidase At4g34880 isoform X2, producing MEGCSCSSASSSAQAIEVEGLGFSSIRETTVHDIQLAFKQNQLTSRKLVEFYLKEIERLNPVLNGVLEVNPDALYLADQADHERNAKAPGSLSMLHGVPILVKDNIATKDKLNTTAGSCALLGSVVPRDAGVVTKLREAGAIILGKASLSEWAHYRSHGVPSGWNARNGQGKNPYTMGDPCGSSSGSAISVAANMAAVSLGTETDGSILCPCSCNLVVGIKPTVGLTSRAGVIPISQRQDTVGPICRTVADAVYVLDAIVGIDHNDNATIETSQYIPEGGYAQFLKADGLRGMRLGIVREHPVYHFKDDTIAKQTIEQHFNTLRERGAILVDNLKIANIDKIYSSSNEETALVAEFKICINAYLKELVDSPIRSLADLIAFNNENSELEKLDYGQDLFIKAEATNGIGNAEKEALANLEKLTREGFVELMTKNKLDALVTPGNSVSCVLAIGGFPGVIVPAGYDSKEKPFGLCFGGLKGSEPKLIEIAYSFEQATKIRKPPKV
- the LOC126707575 gene encoding probable amidase At4g34880 isoform X1, producing MEGCSCSSASASSSAQAIEVEGLGFSSIRETTVHDIQLAFKQNQLTSRKLVEFYLKEIERLNPVLNGVLEVNPDALYLADQADHERNAKAPGSLSMLHGVPILVKDNIATKDKLNTTAGSCALLGSVVPRDAGVVTKLREAGAIILGKASLSEWAHYRSHGVPSGWNARNGQGKNPYTMGDPCGSSSGSAISVAANMAAVSLGTETDGSILCPCSCNLVVGIKPTVGLTSRAGVIPISQRQDTVGPICRTVADAVYVLDAIVGIDHNDNATIETSQYIPEGGYAQFLKADGLRGMRLGIVREHPVYHFKDDTIAKQTIEQHFNTLRERGAILVDNLKIANIDKIYSSSNEETALVAEFKICINAYLKELVDSPIRSLADLIAFNNENSELEKLDYGQDLFIKAEATNGIGNAEKEALANLEKLTREGFVELMTKNKLDALVTPGNSVSCVLAIGGFPGVIVPAGYDSKEKPFGLCFGGLKGSEPKLIEIAYSFEQATKIRKPPKV